CCTTCTCGTAGTACGACGGGATGTTGACGATCGACGCGAGCGCGGCGCCCTGGGAGACGGTCAGGTTCCGGGTGTCCACGCCGAAGTAGTTGCGGGAGGCGGCCTGGATTCCGGCCGAACCCCGGCCGAAGTAGACCGTGTTGAGGTAGCCCGCCAGGATGTCGTCCTTGGACCGGGTGCGGTCGAGCTTGATCGCGATCAGGGCCTCGCGGGCCTTGCGGGACAGGGACTGTTCGGGGCTCAGCAGGGCGTTCTTCACGTACTGCTGGGTGATGGTGGAACCGCCCTGCCGTTCGCCGCCGGTGAGGGAGGCCAGTACCGCTCGGGCGATGGCCCGCGGCGAGACTCCGTCGTCCGTGCGGAAGGAGCGGTTCTCGGCCGCGATCACCGCGTCCTGGACGTACCGCGGGACCTGCGGGAGGGGTACCTCCTGACGGTCGACCGGGCCGCGTCGGCCCAGGTAGGAGCCCTTGTCGTCCACGAAGACCGTGCTCTGCGTGACCGTCTCCGGGTGCGGCTCGGGGATGCCCGTCAGGCGGTACGCGACGACCGCCGCCGTGCAGAGGGACGCGATCAGGAGCACGAGGGCGACGAGGAGTCGGCGCAGCAGGCGGCCCCGGGTGCGGCGGAGGCGCAGGCGGAGCGGGATGCGCCGCAGGTGGGCGCGGGCCCGGGTGCGGTGCTTCACTCGGCCGCCCCGCCCCGTGCGACGGCCTTGCCGGCCGCGTCGTACACCGTGACGGTCGGGCCGCCGTCGACGGAACTCGCCTTCAGCTCCTCCGGCGACAGCGGTGTGCGCGCGTACCAGACGCCCCAGCCGGGGCTGCCCGCGAGCGTGAGGACCGTACCGGTGATGCGGCGGTCCTCGACGGTGACCTCGACGCGTGCCGGGTCGGCGGACAGGCCTCGGTAGAGGCCCGACAGGAAGTACGACGTGTTGTTCAGCGGGTCGGGTTGTACGGAGACGGTCGGTTTCCCGCTCTCGGCGCCGACTTGGGAGTCGTTCCCGTAGTCACCCTTCTGGTAGCTGTGTCGGTATTTGTAACCGCTCTCGGAGCCGTCACCGGTTAGGTCGAGGAACAGGTTCTGCGCCTCGGGTGTCGACCAGTGCTTGCCGTCGGCGGTCAGCCAGACCTGCACCCCGGGTACGGCGTCCACCCGTTCGCCGGGTGCGACGATCCGGACCGGGCTCTGCGCCACGTCGGAAACCCCGCCACCCGAACCGGCCGTAGAACCGCCGCTCATGAACCGGTCCGCGCCGAACACAACCCCTGGCACGAGCAGCAGCGCGCAGGCTGCCGCGACTGCTCCCCTACGACGCCGCCGTAGCGCCCGGCCGCGTTGTTCCACGGCGTCGAGCGGAACGTCGTCGGACGGGACCAGGCCGGCAGCGGCCTCGGCGAAGAGCTCCCGCAGGCGCTCGGCATCACCCCCGTGAACCGCCAGCCCCCGCCGGGCCCGGCTCCTCACCGCACCGGAAGACCAGCCGAGCAGCTGGGCGATCTCCGCCTCGCGCAGGCCCTCCCAGTGCAGGAGCACGAGTACGGCCCGCTGGGCCTTCGCGCGGCGGGTCCGGCCCCGCGCTCCGCGCAGATACTCCTTGACCAGGGACCGCCGTACGTAGAAGTCCACGTCGTCCCGGGGTATTCGGCGCCACCGCGCGCACACCCGCACCAGGGTTCTCCGCGTCAGCTCGGTCGCCTCTCCGGGGGCGCCCGGGGTGCCGGAGAGCAGGTGGGCGGTGGTGTGCAGCCTGGGCAGGCTCGTGTGCGCGTAGGGGGCGAAGTCGTCGGGGGAGTGCGGCACTTCGGGGGTCCTCCGGTACGGCTGTGGGGGAAGTGGATCCAGGGGCGCGTGTTTGTCGTCTTTCCTGTGGGGCGTGTGGTGAGGACGCGGCCATCGGGACCTGTACGCACGGCGAGGGCGGTCAGGTTGCACGGGAATTCCAAGACTCCGGTGAGGTCATGACCGAGGACGAGTTCGACGCCTTCTACGCGGCCGCGTTTCCCCGTCTCACCGGTCAGCTCTCGGCGTTCACCGGGGACAGGGAGGAGGCGCAGGACGTGGTCCAGGAGGCGTTCGTACGGGCCTGGGACCGGCGCGGGGACTTCCTCGCGGACGAGGCGCCCGAGGCGTGGATCCGTACGGTCGCCATGCGGCTGGCGGTGAGCCGCTGGCGCCGGGCCAGGCGCTGGCTGGAGTTGGTGCGCCGCACTCCGCCGCCCGGGGCGGTGCCGGGACCCGACCCCGATCACACGGCACTTGTCGCCGCGCTGCGCCAACTGCCCAAGGCACAGCGGATGGTGATCGTCCTGCACCATCTGTGTGACGTGAGTGTCGAGCAGATAGCCTCCGACACGGGTGCGCCGGTGGGGACCGTCAAGGCCAGGCTGTACCGGGGGCGGGCGGCGCTGGCGAAGCATCTGGCGGTCGACGAGGCGGACGCGTCGGTTCGGAAGGAGAGCGGCCGTGTCTGACGAACTCTCCACCGCTCTGCACGAGTTGGCGGCAGACAACGAGAGCTTCCCGGCGCTCAGCGGCGCCGAGGTCCGCGGCCGCGCCGTGCGTCGGGGGCGTCGGCGGATGGCGGGCGTGCTGGGTGCGGGGGCGGTGGCCTGCACCCTTGTCGCCTTCGCGCTGACCGTGGGTTTCACGCACTCCGCGGAGGACGGGAACGGACGTCAACTCCCGGCCGCCACCCACGCCGAGCCCGTCCCCTCCCCCCGGGTCCCCTCTCCTCGGGTCACCTCCCCCCGGGTCACCTCCCCCGAGGTGGTAACTCCCGTACCGCGCGCGTCCGTCACCGGCACGGTCGTCCTCGGCAAGCGCGCCCTGATCGTCGGGGGCCGGGTCATGCCGATGACCTCCGGCCTCCCCGACAGCCCGGAGCCGACAGGGCCGTTGACCGTCTACAAGAAGCACGAGACCAAGGTGGTGACCGTCACCGACCTGACCGGCGGAGTCGCCTACACCACGACGATCTCGCTCGCGGTCGAACTCCGCGATGTCAACAACGAACCGGTCTACGTCGGCATCGCCTTCTCCTCCAAGGAGAAGAGCACCGGCGAGCAGGACACCGGCGCCGGCTGGATCGGTCTCGACTCGGCCGACGCCAAGTGGTTCTACGAGGACGCGAAGATCGGAAGCGTCCTCGCGGTCACCGGCGCCACGTCCTGACACCGCCTACCGCCTACCGCCTCGGCCCCGCGAGCGCGTATGCCGCGGTGCCGACTCCCAGCAGAAGCACGGCAGTCCAGGTACCCGCCGCCGCGCCGGCCGGCAACAGCATCCAGGTCGCCACCCGCATCGCCGTACCCGTACCGGCCGGCGCGAAGAACGAGAACGACAGCCAGCCGAACGGCAGCGTCCACGCGTACCGCCCGCCCGAGAGCGCCGCACCCAGCGCGGCAAGCCCCGTCAGCCCCGCACTGTCCCGCACGACGAACCCGGCGTCGGCCATGGATGTCCCCATACCCGAGCCCACCCCCTGCACGGCCACCAGCACCGCCGCGACCACCGCCCCGCCAAGCAGCACATGCGCCGCCCTGCGCGGCACCCAGCGGATCGCGGCCGTCCGGTCCAGCGCGAGATCCTGCCCGCTGAGCCCGATCGACGCGGCCATCACCCCGGTGGCGAGGACGAGCACGGGCACCCGTGGATCACCGGCCCCTTGGCCGCCGTCCCCGCCAAGCACCCGCATCGCCGCCGCGCCGATCGCCAACGCGGCGAAGGACGCGGGCACTTGACGCGAACGTGCGTACAGCGTCAGCCACCTAGCCGGTAGCCGTGTCACCGGGACGCCCCGCCCGACAGCACGTCAAACGGGTCCCCCTTGCAAGCCAGCGCAGCGCCCCGCATGGCGTTGATGCGCGCGACCTGCTCAGCACGCGGAAGCGCCATGAGCCTCTTCCACACCGGGCGGGTCTTGGCGTCGACCCCGTACCGTCCGGCCGCCGGTATGCCGGGCAGCGGCCTCAGTTCCCCCAGGACCCAGCCCACCGCGACGGTCTGCGCGTACTGGTCGCCCCCGAAGCCGCTCCAGCCGACCGGAGTGCACCCCGGCACCAGGCTCTTGGCGAGGAGGGCCCAGGTCAGCTGCTGCTCGCCCCTCGCCGCCGTGACGAGGTCGTCGTCGAAGTCGAAGAGCACCGCCGTACGGGACCACTTCGGCGTGGAGCCGTACGCCTGCACGACGTTGTTCTCCCGCACCGAGACCGGCGCCCGTCCGCCCAGCGCGCCGCGCAGCAGCCGTAGCGCTTCCTTGCCGGGACCGGCCAGTGCGGCGAGGTGGTCCTGGTGCGTCCTCGTCACGCACACCGGCCCGTCGCACACCAGCTCCGCGGCGGCCTTGTCGACGACGTACATCCGGCTCGGGTCGGAGGGGAGGACGA
The nucleotide sequence above comes from Streptomyces sp. N50. Encoded proteins:
- a CDS encoding sigma factor-like helix-turn-helix DNA-binding protein produces the protein MPHSPDDFAPYAHTSLPRLHTTAHLLSGTPGAPGEATELTRRTLVRVCARWRRIPRDDVDFYVRRSLVKEYLRGARGRTRRAKAQRAVLVLLHWEGLREAEIAQLLGWSSGAVRSRARRGLAVHGGDAERLRELFAEAAAGLVPSDDVPLDAVEQRGRALRRRRRGAVAAACALLLVPGVVFGADRFMSGGSTAGSGGGVSDVAQSPVRIVAPGERVDAVPGVQVWLTADGKHWSTPEAQNLFLDLTGDGSESGYKYRHSYQKGDYGNDSQVGAESGKPTVSVQPDPLNNTSYFLSGLYRGLSADPARVEVTVEDRRITGTVLTLAGSPGWGVWYARTPLSPEELKASSVDGGPTVTVYDAAGKAVARGGAAE
- a CDS encoding SigE family RNA polymerase sigma factor, which gives rise to MTEDEFDAFYAAAFPRLTGQLSAFTGDREEAQDVVQEAFVRAWDRRGDFLADEAPEAWIRTVAMRLAVSRWRRARRWLELVRRTPPPGAVPGPDPDHTALVAALRQLPKAQRMVIVLHHLCDVSVEQIASDTGAPVGTVKARLYRGRAALAKHLAVDEADASVRKESGRV